A genomic region of Salvelinus alpinus chromosome 12, SLU_Salpinus.1, whole genome shotgun sequence contains the following coding sequences:
- the ppfia4 gene encoding liprin-alpha-4 isoform X10 translates to MNPTVKIHLQNGIHFNTYMYQEFATLTKELNVCREQLLEKEEEISELKAERNNTRLLLEHLECLVSRHERSLRMTVVKRQAPPPSGVSSEVEVLKALKSLFEHHKALDEKVRERLRVALERVTTLEGQLSATTQELIIVRQRKEGESLDRNDATKPTWKRLPNGSIDAHDDGSRSVELQELLDRTNHELAQSRERSGTLSTRVAELEAELANTRRDLSRSEELSVKQQREQREGLAQREDMEERITTLEKRYLAAQRETTHIHDLNDKLENELVTKDSLHRQSEEKVRQLQELLELAEQRLAQTMRKAETLPEVEAELAQRVAALTKAEERHGNVEERLRQLESQLEEKNQELSRARQREKMNEEHNKRLSDTVDRLLTESNERLQLHLKERMAALEDKNSLIQDLENSQKQLEEFHHTRERLIGEIEKLRNEIDHLKRRSGVFGDGSHPRSHMGSASDLRFSVVEGQDGHYSSAVIRRAQKGRLAALRNEPNKVCAVFEQEYSSLRGSVSHLLGSDVEAESDLDDDVSSVLLSPSGQSDAQTLALMLQEQLDAINEEIRMIQVERESADLRADEIESRVNSGSMDGLNVTLRPRTMPTSATAQSLASSSSPPTSGRSTPKHNTHNASHQLGIMTLPSDLRKHRRKIASPVEAREDKATIKCETSPPSSPRSLRLETNFAQLTGSLEDGRGGKAKKGIKSSIGRLFGKSKEKGRMEGGGTLGREGQPLPALMPGVDFEMSIGDTMTLGKLGTQAERDRRMKKKHELLEEARRRGLPFAQWDGPTVVSWLELWVGMPAWYVAACRANVKSGAIMSALSDTEIQREIGISNPLHRLKLRLAIQEMVSLTSPSAPLTSRTSSGNVWLTHEEMENLASSTKAENEEGSWAQTLAYGDMNHEWIGNEWLPSLGLPQYRSYFMECLVDARMLDHLTKKDLRTHLKMVDSFHRASLQYGIMCLKRLNYDRKDLDRRREESMHDMKDALVWTNEQVVHWVQSIGLKDYNTNLMESGVHGALIALDETFDYSSLALILQIPMQNTQARQVLEREFNNVLALGTDRRLEESGDDKTFRRSPSWRKRFRAREGGGGMGMMAGSMETLPAGFRMPSMSMPPSMALVPKKQLQPEAPPPAPQRLDPSAVRTYSC, encoded by the exons GAGTTTGCCACTCTGACCAAGGAGCTGAACGTGTGTCGGGAACAGCTGctggagaaagaagaggagataTCTGAACTGAAAGCTGAGAGGAACAACACCAGG CTTCTCTTGGAGCACCTGGAGTGTCTGGTGTCTCGTCACGAGCGCAGTCTGAGGATGACGGTGGTGAAGAGACAAGCTCCTCCTCCCTCTGGGGTCTCCAGCGAGGTGGAGGTCCTCAAGGCCCTCAAGTCCTTGTTCGAACACCACAAAGCCCTGGACGAGAAG GTGCGTGAGAGGCTCCGGGTGGCTCTTGAGAGAGTGACTACACTGGAGGGACAGTTATCAGCCACAActcaggag ctgATCATTGTGAggcagaggaaggagggagaatcTTTGGACAGGAATGATGCTACCAAGCCCACCTGGaag AGGCTACCTAACGGCTCCATAGACGCCCATGACGATGGCAGCAGGTCAGTGGAGCTGCAGGAGCTTCTGGATCGGACCAATCATGAGCTGGCTCAGAGCCGCGAGCGTTCGGGCACACTCAGTACACGCGTGGCAGAGCTGGAGGCGGAGCTAGCCAACACTCGCCGAGACCTGAGTCGCAGCGAGGAGCTGTCAGTCAAAcaacagagggaacagagagag GGGTTGGCGCAGAGGGAGGATATGGAGGAGAGGATTACAACGTTAGAAAAACGTTACCTGGCCGCTCAGAGGGAAACCACACACATCCACGACCTCAACGACAAACTGGAGAACGAACTGGTTACCAAGGACTCTCTGCAccgacag AGTGAGGAGAAGGTGCGCCAGCTGCAGGAGTTGTTAGAGTTGGCAGAGCAGAGGCTGGCTCAGACCATGAGGAAGGCTGAGACACTACCAGAGGTGGAGGCAGAGTTGGCACAGAGGGTGGCAGCCCTCACCAAg GCCGAGGAGCGACATGGCAACGTTGAGGAGCGACTCAGACAGCTGGAGTCACAACTGGAGGAGAAGAACCAGGAActgagcagg GCACGTCAGAGAGAGAAGATGAATGAAGAACACAACAAGCGTTTGTCTGACACAGTAGACCGTCTGCTCACTGAGTCTAACGAGAGACTGCAGCTTCACCTTAAAGAACGCATGGCAGCACTGGAGGACAAG AACTCCCTGATTCAGGATCTGGAGAACTCCCAGAAACAGCTGGAGGAGTTCCACCACACCAGG GAGCGTCTGATTGGTGAAATTGAGAAGCTGCGGAATGAGATCGACCACTTGAAACGCCGGAGTGGAGTGTTTGGAGATGGATCACACCCACg gtctCACATGGGCAGTGCCAGTGACCTGCGTTTTTCAGTGGTAGAAGGTCAGGATGGACACTACAGCTCTGCTGTCATCAGACGGGCACAGAAGGGCCGCCTGGCAGCGCTACGCAACGAACCCAACAAG GTGTGTGCGGTGTTTGAGCAGGAATACTCGTCTCTACGTGGCAGTGTCAGTCACCTCCTGGGCAGTGACGTGGAGGCTGAGTCAGACCTAGATGATGATGTTAGCTCCGTCCTCCTGTCACCCAGCGGCCAATCAGATGCACAGACTCTGGCTCTGATGTTGCAGGAGCAGCTGGATGCCATCAATGAGGAGATCAG GATGATCCAGGTGGAGAGGGAGTCTGCTGACCTCAGGGCAGATGAGATAGAGTCTCGTGTGAACAGTGGTAGCATGGACGGACTCAACGTTACACTTCGCCCCCGAACCATGCCCACCTCAGCCACTGCCCAGTCCCTGGCTTCCTCCTCGTCCCCTCCCACCAGCGGACGCTCTACCCCCAAACACAACACCCACAACGCCAGCCACCAGCTGGGAATCATGACCCTG CCTAGCGACTTAAGGAAACACCGTAGAAAAATAGCA tctccaGTGGAAGCTCGTGAGGACAAGGCTACTATCAAGTGTGagacatctcccccctcctctccccgcaGTCTGAGACTGGAGACCAACTTCGCCCAGCTCACTGGCAGTCTGGAGGACGGAcgagg gggTAAAGCGAAGAAGGGCATCAAGTCATCTATAGGTCGTCTGTTTGGGAAGAGCAAGGAGAAGggcaggatggagggaggagggacactggggagggagggacagcctctgcctgccctgatgcCGGGAG TAGACTTTGAGATGAGCATCGGAGACACCATGACTCTGGGCAAGCTGGgcacacaggcagagagagaccgCAGGATGAAGAAAAA ACATGAGCTGCTAGAGGAGGCCAGGAGGAGAGGACTGCCCTTCGCTCAGTGGGATGGACCAACTGTGGTCTCCTGGCTAGAG CTGTGGGTGGGTATGCCTGCCTGGTATGTGGCAGCATGTCGTGCCAACGTGAAGAGCGGTGCCATCATGTCGGCCCTGTCTGACACAGAGATCCAGAGGGAGATTGGCATCAGTAACCCCCTGCACCGCCTCAAACTAAGGCTGGCCATCCAGGAGATGGTGTCCCTAACCAGCCCCTCTGCCCCGCTCACCTCTAgaacg TCCTCCGGAAATGTGTGGTTAACCCATGAAGAGATGGAGAACCTGGCTTCCTCCACTAAAGCG GAGAATGAGGAGGGCAGCTGGGCTCAG ACTCTGGCATACGGGGATATGAACCATGAGTGGATAGGTAATGAGTGGCTGCCCAGCCTGGGTCTGCCTCAGTACCGCTCCTACTTCATGGAGTGTCTTGTGGATGCCCGCATGCTGGACCACCTCACCAAGAAAGACCTCCGCACACACCTCAAGATGGTCGACAGCTTCCACAG GGCCAGTCTGCAGTATGGGATTATGTGCTTGAAGAGACTCAATTACGACAGGAAAGACCTGGATCGTCGTAGAGAGGAGAGCATGCACGACATGAAAG atGCGTTAGTGTGGACCAATGAGCAGGTAGTGCACTGGGTCCAGAGTATAGGTCTGAAGGACTACAATACCAACCTGATGGAGAGTGGAGTCCACGGGGCTCTCATTGCTCTGGATGAGACCTTCGACTACAGCAGCCTGGCTCTCATACTGCAGATCCCCATGCagaacacacag gcTCGGCAGGTTCTGGAGAGAGAGTTCAACAACGTCCTGGCCCTGGGCACTGACCGCAGACTGGAGGAG agtggGGATGATAAGACGTTCCGCCGCTCTCCATCGTGGCGTAAGCGTTTCCGAGcacgggaggggggggggggaatgggcATGATGGCGGGCTCCATGGAAACACTGCCCGCTGGGTTCCGCATGCCCTCCATGTCCATGCCCCCGTCCATGGCCCTGGTGCCCAAGAAACAGCTGCAAccagaag CTCCTCCCCCGGCTCCCCAGAGACTCGACCCCTCTGCTGTACGGACGTACTCATGCTAA
- the ppfia4 gene encoding liprin-alpha-4 isoform X3 translates to MMCEVMPTITEGDSGGPPRGGGAQNGSDPEANFEQLMVNMLDERDKLLESLRETQETLIQSQTKLQGALHERDVLQRQIYAALPQEFATLTKELNVCREQLLEKEEEISELKAERNNTRLLLEHLECLVSRHERSLRMTVVKRQAPPPSGVSSEVEVLKALKSLFEHHKALDEKVRERLRVALERVTTLEGQLSATTQELIIVRQRKEGESLDRNDATKPTWKRLPNGSIDAHDDGSRSVELQELLDRTNHELAQSRERSGTLSTRVAELEAELANTRRDLSRSEELSVKQQREQREGLAQREDMEERITTLEKRYLAAQRETTHIHDLNDKLENELVTKDSLHRQSEEKVRQLQELLELAEQRLAQTMRKAETLPEVEAELAQRVAALTKAEERHGNVEERLRQLESQLEEKNQELSRARQREKMNEEHNKRLSDTVDRLLTESNERLQLHLKERMAALEDKNSLIQDLENSQKQLEEFHHTRERLIGEIEKLRNEIDHLKRRSGVFGDGSHPRSHMGSASDLRFSVVEGQDGHYSSAVIRRAQKGRLAALRNEPNKVCAVFEQEYSSLRGSVSHLLGSDVEAESDLDDDVSSVLLSPSGQSDAQTLALMLQEQLDAINEEIRMIQVERESADLRADEIESRVNSGSMDGLNVTLRPRTMPTSATAQSLASSSSPPTSGRSTPKHNTHNASHQLGIMTLPSDLRKHRRKIASPVEAREDKATIKCETSPPSSPRSLRLETNFAQLTGSLEDGRGGKAKKGIKSSIGRLFGKSKEKGRMEGGGTLGREGQPLPALMPGVDFEMSIGDTMTLGKLGTQAERDRRMKKKHELLEEARRRGLPFAQWDGPTVVSWLELWVGMPAWYVAACRANVKSGAIMSALSDTEIQREIGISNPLHRLKLRLAIQEMVSLTSPSAPLTSRTSSGNVWLTHEEMENLASSTKAENEEGSWAQTLAYGDMNHEWIGNEWLPSLGLPQYRSYFMECLVDARMLDHLTKKDLRTHLKMVDSFHRASLQYGIMCLKRLNYDRKDLDRRREESMHDMKDALVWTNEQVVHWVQSIGLKDYNTNLMESGVHGALIALDETFDYSSLALILQIPMQNTQARQVLEREFNNVLALGTDRRLEESGDDKTFRRSPSWRKRFRAREGGGGMGMMAGSMETLPAGFRMPSMSMPPSMALVPKKQLQPEVYSHDLYGHMLAAFRE, encoded by the exons GAGTTTGCCACTCTGACCAAGGAGCTGAACGTGTGTCGGGAACAGCTGctggagaaagaagaggagataTCTGAACTGAAAGCTGAGAGGAACAACACCAGG CTTCTCTTGGAGCACCTGGAGTGTCTGGTGTCTCGTCACGAGCGCAGTCTGAGGATGACGGTGGTGAAGAGACAAGCTCCTCCTCCCTCTGGGGTCTCCAGCGAGGTGGAGGTCCTCAAGGCCCTCAAGTCCTTGTTCGAACACCACAAAGCCCTGGACGAGAAG GTGCGTGAGAGGCTCCGGGTGGCTCTTGAGAGAGTGACTACACTGGAGGGACAGTTATCAGCCACAActcaggag ctgATCATTGTGAggcagaggaaggagggagaatcTTTGGACAGGAATGATGCTACCAAGCCCACCTGGaag AGGCTACCTAACGGCTCCATAGACGCCCATGACGATGGCAGCAGGTCAGTGGAGCTGCAGGAGCTTCTGGATCGGACCAATCATGAGCTGGCTCAGAGCCGCGAGCGTTCGGGCACACTCAGTACACGCGTGGCAGAGCTGGAGGCGGAGCTAGCCAACACTCGCCGAGACCTGAGTCGCAGCGAGGAGCTGTCAGTCAAAcaacagagggaacagagagag GGGTTGGCGCAGAGGGAGGATATGGAGGAGAGGATTACAACGTTAGAAAAACGTTACCTGGCCGCTCAGAGGGAAACCACACACATCCACGACCTCAACGACAAACTGGAGAACGAACTGGTTACCAAGGACTCTCTGCAccgacag AGTGAGGAGAAGGTGCGCCAGCTGCAGGAGTTGTTAGAGTTGGCAGAGCAGAGGCTGGCTCAGACCATGAGGAAGGCTGAGACACTACCAGAGGTGGAGGCAGAGTTGGCACAGAGGGTGGCAGCCCTCACCAAg GCCGAGGAGCGACATGGCAACGTTGAGGAGCGACTCAGACAGCTGGAGTCACAACTGGAGGAGAAGAACCAGGAActgagcagg GCACGTCAGAGAGAGAAGATGAATGAAGAACACAACAAGCGTTTGTCTGACACAGTAGACCGTCTGCTCACTGAGTCTAACGAGAGACTGCAGCTTCACCTTAAAGAACGCATGGCAGCACTGGAGGACAAG AACTCCCTGATTCAGGATCTGGAGAACTCCCAGAAACAGCTGGAGGAGTTCCACCACACCAGG GAGCGTCTGATTGGTGAAATTGAGAAGCTGCGGAATGAGATCGACCACTTGAAACGCCGGAGTGGAGTGTTTGGAGATGGATCACACCCACg gtctCACATGGGCAGTGCCAGTGACCTGCGTTTTTCAGTGGTAGAAGGTCAGGATGGACACTACAGCTCTGCTGTCATCAGACGGGCACAGAAGGGCCGCCTGGCAGCGCTACGCAACGAACCCAACAAG GTGTGTGCGGTGTTTGAGCAGGAATACTCGTCTCTACGTGGCAGTGTCAGTCACCTCCTGGGCAGTGACGTGGAGGCTGAGTCAGACCTAGATGATGATGTTAGCTCCGTCCTCCTGTCACCCAGCGGCCAATCAGATGCACAGACTCTGGCTCTGATGTTGCAGGAGCAGCTGGATGCCATCAATGAGGAGATCAG GATGATCCAGGTGGAGAGGGAGTCTGCTGACCTCAGGGCAGATGAGATAGAGTCTCGTGTGAACAGTGGTAGCATGGACGGACTCAACGTTACACTTCGCCCCCGAACCATGCCCACCTCAGCCACTGCCCAGTCCCTGGCTTCCTCCTCGTCCCCTCCCACCAGCGGACGCTCTACCCCCAAACACAACACCCACAACGCCAGCCACCAGCTGGGAATCATGACCCTG CCTAGCGACTTAAGGAAACACCGTAGAAAAATAGCA tctccaGTGGAAGCTCGTGAGGACAAGGCTACTATCAAGTGTGagacatctcccccctcctctccccgcaGTCTGAGACTGGAGACCAACTTCGCCCAGCTCACTGGCAGTCTGGAGGACGGAcgagg gggTAAAGCGAAGAAGGGCATCAAGTCATCTATAGGTCGTCTGTTTGGGAAGAGCAAGGAGAAGggcaggatggagggaggagggacactggggagggagggacagcctctgcctgccctgatgcCGGGAG TAGACTTTGAGATGAGCATCGGAGACACCATGACTCTGGGCAAGCTGGgcacacaggcagagagagaccgCAGGATGAAGAAAAA ACATGAGCTGCTAGAGGAGGCCAGGAGGAGAGGACTGCCCTTCGCTCAGTGGGATGGACCAACTGTGGTCTCCTGGCTAGAG CTGTGGGTGGGTATGCCTGCCTGGTATGTGGCAGCATGTCGTGCCAACGTGAAGAGCGGTGCCATCATGTCGGCCCTGTCTGACACAGAGATCCAGAGGGAGATTGGCATCAGTAACCCCCTGCACCGCCTCAAACTAAGGCTGGCCATCCAGGAGATGGTGTCCCTAACCAGCCCCTCTGCCCCGCTCACCTCTAgaacg TCCTCCGGAAATGTGTGGTTAACCCATGAAGAGATGGAGAACCTGGCTTCCTCCACTAAAGCG GAGAATGAGGAGGGCAGCTGGGCTCAG ACTCTGGCATACGGGGATATGAACCATGAGTGGATAGGTAATGAGTGGCTGCCCAGCCTGGGTCTGCCTCAGTACCGCTCCTACTTCATGGAGTGTCTTGTGGATGCCCGCATGCTGGACCACCTCACCAAGAAAGACCTCCGCACACACCTCAAGATGGTCGACAGCTTCCACAG GGCCAGTCTGCAGTATGGGATTATGTGCTTGAAGAGACTCAATTACGACAGGAAAGACCTGGATCGTCGTAGAGAGGAGAGCATGCACGACATGAAAG atGCGTTAGTGTGGACCAATGAGCAGGTAGTGCACTGGGTCCAGAGTATAGGTCTGAAGGACTACAATACCAACCTGATGGAGAGTGGAGTCCACGGGGCTCTCATTGCTCTGGATGAGACCTTCGACTACAGCAGCCTGGCTCTCATACTGCAGATCCCCATGCagaacacacag gcTCGGCAGGTTCTGGAGAGAGAGTTCAACAACGTCCTGGCCCTGGGCACTGACCGCAGACTGGAGGAG agtggGGATGATAAGACGTTCCGCCGCTCTCCATCGTGGCGTAAGCGTTTCCGAGcacgggaggggggggggggaatgggcATGATGGCGGGCTCCATGGAAACACTGCCCGCTGGGTTCCGCATGCCCTCCATGTCCATGCCCCCGTCCATGGCCCTGGTGCCCAAGAAACAGCTGCAAccagaag TTTATTCCCATGACCTGTATGGACACATGCTTGCGGCCTTTCGAGAGTGA
- the ppfia4 gene encoding liprin-alpha-4 isoform X8 has translation MMCEVMPTITEGDSGGPPRGGGAQNGSDPEANFEQLMVNMLDERDKLLESLRETQETLIQSQTKLQGALHERDVLQRQIYAALPQEFATLTKELNVCREQLLEKEEEISELKAERNNTRLLLEHLECLVSRHERSLRMTVVKRQAPPPSGVSSEVEVLKALKSLFEHHKALDEKVRERLRVALERVTTLEGQLSATTQELIIVRQRKEGESLDRNDATKPTWKRLPNGSIDAHDDGSRSVELQELLDRTNHELAQSRERSGTLSTRVAELEAELANTRRDLSRSEELSVKQQREQREGLAQREDMEERITTLEKRYLAAQRETTHIHDLNDKLENELVTKDSLHRQSEEKVRQLQELLELAEQRLAQTMRKAETLPEVEAELAQRVAALTKAEERHGNVEERLRQLESQLEEKNQELSRARQREKMNEEHNKRLSDTVDRLLTESNERLQLHLKERMAALEDKNSLIQDLENSQKQLEEFHHTRERLIGEIEKLRNEIDHLKRRSGVFGDGSHPRSHMGSASDLRFSVVEGQDGHYSSAVIRRAQKGRLAALRNEPNKVCAVFEQEYSSLRGSVSHLLGSDVEAESDLDDDVSSVLLSPSGQSDAQTLALMLQEQLDAINEEIRMIQVERESADLRADEIESRVNSGSMDGLNVTLRPRTMPTSATAQSLASSSSPPTSGRSTPKHNTHNASHQLGIMTLPSDLRKHRRKIASPVEAREDKATIKCETSPPSSPRSLRLETNFAQLTGSLEDGRGGKAKKGIKSSIGRLFGKSKEKGRMEGGGTLGREGQPLPALMPGVDFEMSIGDTMTLGKLGTQAERDRRMKKKHELLEEARRRGLPFAQWDGPTVVSWLELWVGMPAWYVAACRANVKSGAIMSALSDTEIQREIGISNPLHRLKLRLAIQEMVSLTSPSAPLTSRTSSGNVWLTHEEMENLASSTKATLAYGDMNHEWIGNEWLPSLGLPQYRSYFMECLVDARMLDHLTKKDLRTHLKMVDSFHRASLQYGIMCLKRLNYDRKDLDRRREESMHDMKDALVWTNEQVVHWVQSIGLKDYNTNLMESGVHGALIALDETFDYSSLALILQIPMQNTQARQVLEREFNNVLALGTDRRLEESGDDKTFRRSPSWRKRFRAREGGGGMGMMAGSMETLPAGFRMPSMSMPPSMALVPKKQLQPEVYSHDLYGHMLAAFRE, from the exons GAGTTTGCCACTCTGACCAAGGAGCTGAACGTGTGTCGGGAACAGCTGctggagaaagaagaggagataTCTGAACTGAAAGCTGAGAGGAACAACACCAGG CTTCTCTTGGAGCACCTGGAGTGTCTGGTGTCTCGTCACGAGCGCAGTCTGAGGATGACGGTGGTGAAGAGACAAGCTCCTCCTCCCTCTGGGGTCTCCAGCGAGGTGGAGGTCCTCAAGGCCCTCAAGTCCTTGTTCGAACACCACAAAGCCCTGGACGAGAAG GTGCGTGAGAGGCTCCGGGTGGCTCTTGAGAGAGTGACTACACTGGAGGGACAGTTATCAGCCACAActcaggag ctgATCATTGTGAggcagaggaaggagggagaatcTTTGGACAGGAATGATGCTACCAAGCCCACCTGGaag AGGCTACCTAACGGCTCCATAGACGCCCATGACGATGGCAGCAGGTCAGTGGAGCTGCAGGAGCTTCTGGATCGGACCAATCATGAGCTGGCTCAGAGCCGCGAGCGTTCGGGCACACTCAGTACACGCGTGGCAGAGCTGGAGGCGGAGCTAGCCAACACTCGCCGAGACCTGAGTCGCAGCGAGGAGCTGTCAGTCAAAcaacagagggaacagagagag GGGTTGGCGCAGAGGGAGGATATGGAGGAGAGGATTACAACGTTAGAAAAACGTTACCTGGCCGCTCAGAGGGAAACCACACACATCCACGACCTCAACGACAAACTGGAGAACGAACTGGTTACCAAGGACTCTCTGCAccgacag AGTGAGGAGAAGGTGCGCCAGCTGCAGGAGTTGTTAGAGTTGGCAGAGCAGAGGCTGGCTCAGACCATGAGGAAGGCTGAGACACTACCAGAGGTGGAGGCAGAGTTGGCACAGAGGGTGGCAGCCCTCACCAAg GCCGAGGAGCGACATGGCAACGTTGAGGAGCGACTCAGACAGCTGGAGTCACAACTGGAGGAGAAGAACCAGGAActgagcagg GCACGTCAGAGAGAGAAGATGAATGAAGAACACAACAAGCGTTTGTCTGACACAGTAGACCGTCTGCTCACTGAGTCTAACGAGAGACTGCAGCTTCACCTTAAAGAACGCATGGCAGCACTGGAGGACAAG AACTCCCTGATTCAGGATCTGGAGAACTCCCAGAAACAGCTGGAGGAGTTCCACCACACCAGG GAGCGTCTGATTGGTGAAATTGAGAAGCTGCGGAATGAGATCGACCACTTGAAACGCCGGAGTGGAGTGTTTGGAGATGGATCACACCCACg gtctCACATGGGCAGTGCCAGTGACCTGCGTTTTTCAGTGGTAGAAGGTCAGGATGGACACTACAGCTCTGCTGTCATCAGACGGGCACAGAAGGGCCGCCTGGCAGCGCTACGCAACGAACCCAACAAG GTGTGTGCGGTGTTTGAGCAGGAATACTCGTCTCTACGTGGCAGTGTCAGTCACCTCCTGGGCAGTGACGTGGAGGCTGAGTCAGACCTAGATGATGATGTTAGCTCCGTCCTCCTGTCACCCAGCGGCCAATCAGATGCACAGACTCTGGCTCTGATGTTGCAGGAGCAGCTGGATGCCATCAATGAGGAGATCAG GATGATCCAGGTGGAGAGGGAGTCTGCTGACCTCAGGGCAGATGAGATAGAGTCTCGTGTGAACAGTGGTAGCATGGACGGACTCAACGTTACACTTCGCCCCCGAACCATGCCCACCTCAGCCACTGCCCAGTCCCTGGCTTCCTCCTCGTCCCCTCCCACCAGCGGACGCTCTACCCCCAAACACAACACCCACAACGCCAGCCACCAGCTGGGAATCATGACCCTG CCTAGCGACTTAAGGAAACACCGTAGAAAAATAGCA tctccaGTGGAAGCTCGTGAGGACAAGGCTACTATCAAGTGTGagacatctcccccctcctctccccgcaGTCTGAGACTGGAGACCAACTTCGCCCAGCTCACTGGCAGTCTGGAGGACGGAcgagg gggTAAAGCGAAGAAGGGCATCAAGTCATCTATAGGTCGTCTGTTTGGGAAGAGCAAGGAGAAGggcaggatggagggaggagggacactggggagggagggacagcctctgcctgccctgatgcCGGGAG TAGACTTTGAGATGAGCATCGGAGACACCATGACTCTGGGCAAGCTGGgcacacaggcagagagagaccgCAGGATGAAGAAAAA ACATGAGCTGCTAGAGGAGGCCAGGAGGAGAGGACTGCCCTTCGCTCAGTGGGATGGACCAACTGTGGTCTCCTGGCTAGAG CTGTGGGTGGGTATGCCTGCCTGGTATGTGGCAGCATGTCGTGCCAACGTGAAGAGCGGTGCCATCATGTCGGCCCTGTCTGACACAGAGATCCAGAGGGAGATTGGCATCAGTAACCCCCTGCACCGCCTCAAACTAAGGCTGGCCATCCAGGAGATGGTGTCCCTAACCAGCCCCTCTGCCCCGCTCACCTCTAgaacg TCCTCCGGAAATGTGTGGTTAACCCATGAAGAGATGGAGAACCTGGCTTCCTCCACTAAAGCG ACTCTGGCATACGGGGATATGAACCATGAGTGGATAGGTAATGAGTGGCTGCCCAGCCTGGGTCTGCCTCAGTACCGCTCCTACTTCATGGAGTGTCTTGTGGATGCCCGCATGCTGGACCACCTCACCAAGAAAGACCTCCGCACACACCTCAAGATGGTCGACAGCTTCCACAG GGCCAGTCTGCAGTATGGGATTATGTGCTTGAAGAGACTCAATTACGACAGGAAAGACCTGGATCGTCGTAGAGAGGAGAGCATGCACGACATGAAAG atGCGTTAGTGTGGACCAATGAGCAGGTAGTGCACTGGGTCCAGAGTATAGGTCTGAAGGACTACAATACCAACCTGATGGAGAGTGGAGTCCACGGGGCTCTCATTGCTCTGGATGAGACCTTCGACTACAGCAGCCTGGCTCTCATACTGCAGATCCCCATGCagaacacacag gcTCGGCAGGTTCTGGAGAGAGAGTTCAACAACGTCCTGGCCCTGGGCACTGACCGCAGACTGGAGGAG agtggGGATGATAAGACGTTCCGCCGCTCTCCATCGTGGCGTAAGCGTTTCCGAGcacgggaggggggggggggaatgggcATGATGGCGGGCTCCATGGAAACACTGCCCGCTGGGTTCCGCATGCCCTCCATGTCCATGCCCCCGTCCATGGCCCTGGTGCCCAAGAAACAGCTGCAAccagaag TTTATTCCCATGACCTGTATGGACACATGCTTGCGGCCTTTCGAGAGTGA